One Littorina saxatilis isolate snail1 linkage group LG1, US_GU_Lsax_2.0, whole genome shotgun sequence genomic window carries:
- the LOC138979154 gene encoding uncharacterized protein: MSYSTDASQAGNPTIPEGVLLGLGNPLLDITVYTNASFLQRYDLEPNNAIIATEKHQEMFHDMVENMEPAYLAGGATQNSIRVAQWLLQRQHATTFFGGVGDDKFRHILEDKAAEVGVKVIYQVHAGERTGVCGAIITGEDRSLVSELGAAELFTEDFLHQADNWSYVEKAQFYYIGGFVLPVSPQAVMSVARHCNRHRKTLVMNLHATFLATHFVDRSLGLMQYIDILFGNGDEAAEYSKQAGFQTDDIKEMALKTAALPKVNNERPRIVVFTRGKQSTIIAMDGKIHEIPVEPIDPSLIVDTNGCGDSFVGGFLSQLAQGRSVDDCVRCGSYAAKVVIQNYGCSFPPKPEFS, from the coding sequence atgtcGTACAGCACGGATGCCAGTCAGGCAGGGAATCCTACAATACCAGAAGGGGTCTTGCTTGGACTGGGGAACCCACTTCTCGACATCACCGTCTACACCAACGCCTCCTTCCTCCAGCGCTACGACCTTGAGCCCAACAATGCCATCATCGCCACTGAAAAGCACCAGGAGATGTTCCATGATATGGTGGAGAACATGGAACCTGCGTATTTAGCAGGGGGCGCAACACAGAACAGTATCCGCGTGGCCCAGTGGCTGCTTCAGAGGCAACATGCCACCACTTTCTTCGGCGGTGTGGGTGATGACAAGTTCCGTCACATCCTGGAAGACAAGGCTGCGGAGGTTGGGGTCAAGGTCATCTACCAGGTGCATGCAGGGGAGAGGACTGGGGTATGCGGTGCCATCATCACGGGCGAGGATCGATCCTTGGTGTCGGAGCTCGGGGCTGCGGAACTCTTCACGGAAGACTTCCTGCACCAAGCGGACAACTGGAGCTACGTGGAGAAGGCGCAGTTCTACTACATCGGCGGCTTCGTGCTGCCCGTCAGTCCCCAGGCGGTCATGAGCGTGGCCCGTCACTGCAACAGGCATCGCAAAACCCTGGTCATGAACTTGCACGCCACGTTCCTGGCCACGCACTTTGTGGATCGCTCTCTGGGCCTCATGCAGTACATCGACATCCTGTTTGGCAACGGAGATGAGGCGGCAGAGTACTCCAAGCAGGCGGGTTTCCAAACAGACGACATCAAAGAAATGGCGCTCAAGACAGCTGCACTCCCCAAGGTCAACAACGAACGTCCTCGCATAGTGGTCTTCACTCGAGGCAAACAGTCCACCATCATCGCCATGGACGGGAAGATCCACGAAATTCCTGTTGAACCTATCGACCCCTCCCTCATCGTAGACACCAATGGCTGTGGGGATTCGTTTGTCGGGGGGTTCCTTTCCCAGTTGGCGCAAGGTCGCTCGGTTGATGATTGCGTTAGGTGTGGGTCGTATGCAGCAAAGGTTGTTATACAGAATTATGGCTGCAGCTTTCCTCCCAAACCTGAGTTCTCTTAG